AAGTTCCTTCTTACTGAGTCTATATGTTTTTCCTCTGCTTGCTTCATCTAAGAAAGGGAAAAACTTAAGTAGTGACAGCCTGACAAGAGTGAAGGTGTTTCTAAGTAGGCTTTAATAAGCTTTTCATTTGAACgaggaaaagaaattaaattatccATTGTTAATAAAATGGAACAAGATTCATGGCCATACCATTGGCTCTACATCAGGGAAATATTCATTATAAAGCCATTACGCCGAATGAAAAGTATTCAAGTTTTGGAGATACAAAGATATTTCAGAATCAGCCACCCCTAGCTTCTCTTCTAGCTGCGTCGTGAAGCAAATCAACATCGACTCCATCTTTAGGTAACTGCACGTACCTTACCACAGATCCTCTGATGAAACAGTTTCTCACTGAAAGCTACACagaacaaacacacaaatccGTCAGCTAAAAACATCTTCGGGAGGATTCTAGCGAAATTGTACTATTTGACAAGGTTTCTAAAGTGTGACACTGACAAGATAAAGAAATACAGTGCCAAAGATATAACAATATAAACGCCATAAAACCTAAATGCATTGAAATTGGTCATGCAAACATATTGCAAATCTTTTGTAATCCTGAGTAGACTTGACAAATTGCAGTACAAAAGCAGCAATCTCAATCAAATATGTGAACCAGAACCACTAATCACTTCAAATCATCCCTTTGCGTCTGTAAATCTAATCAATATCACGTTAGAGCTTCTCAAGCTTGGTCACAGTAAATGAAAgcaaggaaaaagaaaagagtgaaGGCTTAAACACATTTGCAAGAGCCAAGGATTAAGCTTTCAATCAGTTCATAAGTGATATTTTACAATACGAGACAAAGAAGTATAGCAAGAAACTAGCGAGTGAGATCAATTCCAGTATAATGTCAAACACTTAAGAGCACTTCAAGCACacacaacaaagaaaatattgcctatgtgaacaaaaaaaaaacaataggCTGCTccaataaaccctaaattcccAATTCTTAGAGAAATCgcttaaaagaaagaaaatttaccATGTGAGGGTACTTGTCCTGGTCAACAACCCTAGTGTTCTCGAGCTTGATATTCAGATACTGATCAACTGAGTGAAGAGTTCCTCTTATGGCTAAATCATTCTTCAGCTCAACCGTCACTTCTTGTCCAACCAAATCCTTGAAGTAAGAAAAGAACAACTGCACCAGAGAACAAACACAATCAAAACCCATCAcgagaaaccctaaatcatcATCGAAAACCATAAACTCGAAATCTCCAAGAACCCTAGAACCATTGGCTAAAAAAGAGTAAACCCATGAATAATtacgaagaaagaagaaaccttttctaggtcaaacaaaacaactgCCAACAATCAAGttcatgaagatgaagaaagcattcaaatttaccatttttgtttcctgcTGATTTCTACCTCTGCTCGCAATTCAACAAAGAAGCTGAAAAAGCTTTGCGGGATTTGAGGACTTTAGAACTTCTCTCTCTCGAGTAAAGAATGTATGTACCCTAATGATCTTTGGGTTAATTTCGAGAATATAAGAAACCAAAGGtatatttatgtaattattgAAAAGATTGGGTATGTTCTTGGTAATTTAAGTAATAAGTGCCTCAAAGggtaaatatttaaaaactcaAAGTGTGTTTTGGTCACCAGCCAAAActgaataaagaaaagatttaCACAAATCTTATAATATCTGACGCATATATAGGCGAGATTGCTGACGATAAgctttttcgttttgtttccATGGTTTTgtgacgaagaagagaaaaaaaaataagaagtcAGTTTTTTCTCAATGGCTTCTCATAGCTATTCAACACTTAGGTTTAGTCTCCTTCAAGAGCTAAGAAGCAACGAGATCATCAAGGTCagttttttactttctctgttttaaaaCACTTGGGTTTAGAATCTCTCGTTGAATTCTTGTCCTGGTTCTGTCTTCTCCTTGTTTGGTTCTTATGTCTATGAATGATTCAGACAAGCCGGGCTTATCTGGTGAATCCTGGAGGAAGAAAATATGAGATATTACCGGAGAGCTCCTTTAACCTGAAATCACAACTCTTGGAGCCATtgaaacctttttcttcttttagtaaGTCTAACCACTTTTTGGAGTTTGATTCAACCATGATGAAGCATAGACTCATGGATGTTCATGGTATGTGACTTTGATCAAATTTCAGTTGAATTCACCAAATTGTAATCCCTTTTTTCGACTGACATGAACTGTGGTTAACAGAAACTGGACCAGACCCTGTGTGTTTAAGCTTGGGGATCACTCAGCAGTATGCAAGAAAAGAGGAGGTGTTAGAGTTCCTTTTGTCTAGatcagaagaagaactcaaagaagaaggattcGATTTGTCTCTCCTATCTGAATTGATGGGTCTAGATGctttaagatcaagttctcaGCAACCATATGCAAAGCCGTTATTGGATCTCATGGTGGATGCTAACATTCTGTTCTCAAGTAGCAGAGCTGAATTGAATGATTTGGTCTCTACGGCAGCTGAGTTTCATAGATTAAGGAACTCAACAAGATGGAGAAAGCTCTCACGGCTTGTCCCGCAGTTTCAGCGGTAGTTAATTCTTCACTGCAAGTTTGATTCATACCTATGAGTCTCATCCTTTTGGGTTTAACATTAAGTTTTTGCTCTCCTCTCATTCTGCAGATTCGACAGTGAAGTACCAATAGACACTCTGCAGCTACCCGAGGACGCAGTTACACTAGCTCCTCCAAAGAGGTATCTAATATCATCAACTAGTTTTTGGTACTTTTGCATCTTTAAAAAACGTTTCTTTCGATTTCCAACAGTCCGAAGAAAACCAGGCTCAAGCCTtcaccaaagaaacaaaatccgAAGATAAGAGATAAGGAATATGACCTCTACGAACGAAACCGTCTTCATGCGTGTGAGAGCCTTCTCTCTCTGATGATAGGCAATGAACAACATAGAAAAACCACAATGCTATCTCTAAAGAAATCACGTGGAGAACTCTTCGAGCTTTTGACTCAGTGTTCAATTGGCTTTGCTGGCACTGGTATGGCTGTGCTCTTCTTTCTCGTTTGTAATGTTGCTTCCAGGCAGGTACCCTTTTGCGCAAACCAATTCTTCGAGGGTGCAATGAGTTTGAGTTTGGTATTGCTCTCGTGGTCTGTGAGTAGACTCAGGGAAGCCCTTGTTAATTTCAATAGGAAAACaatcaacgaagaagaagtctCAAATAAAGtggaaagaagaatcaaagaagttTACTTCAGAGCTGCCACAGTTATTGCCATGGTTGCACTTAGGTTTGGTTGAATGTTGGAATGCTGATGATTTGGAGTCTAGTTTCTAACTCCATTCTTTGGCTTGCTTAAAGGTTAATTTGTCAATGTTAGGTTGTAGAATAAAGTGAAGATATCACACTGggagaagcttttcttttaaaacactaatCTCTCgtttatttgat
This sequence is a window from Arabidopsis thaliana chromosome 1 sequence. Protein-coding genes within it:
- a CDS encoding uncharacterized protein (unknown protein; BEST Arabidopsis thaliana protein match is: unknown protein (TAIR:AT4G02920.1); Has 44 Blast hits to 41 proteins in 13 species: Archae - 0; Bacteria - 1; Metazoa - 0; Fungi - 0; Plants - 43; Viruses - 0; Other Eukaryotes - 0 (source: NCBI BLink).), translating into MASHSYSTLRFSLLQELRSNEIIKTSRAYLVNPGGRKYEILPESSFNLKSQLLEPLKPFSSFSKSNHFLEFDSTMMKHRLMDVHETGPDPVCLSLGITQQYARKEEVLEFLLSRSEEELKEEGFDLSLLSELMGLDALRSSSQQPYAKPLLDLMVDANILFSSSRAELNDLVSTAAEFHRLRNSTRWRKLSRLVPQFQRFDSEVPIDTLQLPEDAVTLAPPKSPKKTRLKPSPKKQNPKIRDKEYDLYERNRLHACESLLSLMIGNEQHRKTTMLSLKKSRGELFELLTQCSIGFAGTGMAVLFFLVCNVASRQVPFCANQFFEGAMSLSLVLLSWSVSRLREALVNFNRKTINEEEVSNKVERRIKEVYFRAATVIAMVALRFG
- the LSM2 gene encoding Small nuclear ribonucleoprotein family protein (Small nuclear ribonucleoprotein family protein; CONTAINS InterPro DOMAIN/s: Like-Sm ribonucleoprotein (LSM) domain (InterPro:IPR001163), U6 snRNA-associated Sm-like protein LSm2 (InterPro:IPR016654), Like-Sm ribonucleoprotein (LSM) domain, eukaryotic/archaea-type (InterPro:IPR006649), Like-Sm ribonucleoprotein (LSM)-related domain (InterPro:IPR010920); Has 762 Blast hits to 762 proteins in 209 species: Archae - 2; Bacteria - 0; Metazoa - 303; Fungi - 225; Plants - 97; Viruses - 0; Other Eukaryotes - 135 (source: NCBI BLink).) — protein: MLFFSYFKDLVGQEVTVELKNDLAIRGTLHSVDQYLNIKLENTRVVDQDKYPHMLSVRNCFIRGSVVRYVQLPKDGVDVDLLHDAARREARGG